Proteins encoded by one window of Rouxiella chamberiensis:
- the mglB gene encoding galactose/glucose ABC transporter substrate-binding protein MglB encodes MNKKVFTLATLAACMMFGTAAHAADTRIGVTIYKYDDNFMSGLRKDLEKDAKAAPNIQLLMNDSQNDQSKQNDQVDVLIAKGVKALAINLVDPAAAPVIIEKARGADIPVVFFNKEPSRKALDSYDKVYYVGTDSKESGVIQGELIGKHWKANPAWDLNKDGVIQYVLLKGEPGHPDAEARTSYVIKTLNEKEGIKTQQLQLDTAMWDTAQAKDKTDAWFSGPNANKIEVVIANNDAMAMGAIEALKAHNKTAIPVFGIDALSEALALVKSGAMAGTVLNDAENQAKATFDLAKNLAEGKPAADGTQWKVVDKVVRVAYKPVDKDNLSDYVK; translated from the coding sequence ATGAATAAGAAGGTTTTCACCCTGGCGACTCTGGCTGCCTGCATGATGTTTGGCACTGCCGCACACGCTGCCGACACGCGCATTGGCGTCACTATCTATAAATACGATGACAACTTCATGTCCGGTCTGCGTAAAGACCTCGAAAAAGATGCCAAGGCCGCGCCAAATATTCAGCTGTTGATGAATGACTCGCAAAACGACCAGTCCAAGCAGAACGATCAGGTTGACGTGCTGATTGCCAAGGGCGTTAAAGCGCTGGCGATTAACCTCGTTGACCCGGCGGCCGCGCCTGTGATTATCGAAAAAGCCCGTGGCGCAGATATCCCTGTGGTGTTCTTCAACAAAGAACCTTCCCGCAAGGCGCTGGACAGCTATGACAAGGTTTATTATGTCGGCACCGACTCCAAAGAGTCCGGCGTCATTCAGGGCGAACTTATCGGCAAACACTGGAAGGCGAATCCGGCCTGGGACCTCAATAAAGACGGCGTAATCCAGTACGTGTTGCTGAAAGGCGAGCCGGGTCACCCTGATGCCGAAGCGCGTACTTCTTATGTCATCAAGACGCTGAACGAGAAAGAGGGCATCAAGACCCAGCAGCTGCAACTTGATACCGCGATGTGGGACACCGCTCAGGCGAAAGATAAAACCGACGCCTGGTTCTCCGGCCCCAACGCCAACAAGATTGAAGTGGTTATCGCCAACAACGATGCCATGGCGATGGGAGCCATTGAAGCCCTGAAAGCCCACAACAAAACGGCGATTCCGGTATTCGGTATCGATGCCCTGTCAGAAGCGCTGGCGCTGGTGAAATCCGGTGCGATGGCCGGTACCGTATTGAACGATGCGGAAAATCAGGCGAAAGCGACCTTTGATCTGGCGAAAAATCTTGCCGAAGGCAAACCGGCGGCAGACGGAACCCAGTGGAAAGTGGTTGATAAAGTCGTACGCGTTGCCTATAAGCCGGTCGATAAAGACAACTTGTCCGACTACGTGAAATAA
- the galS gene encoding HTH-type transcriptional regulator GalS, producing the protein MVTIRDVARLAGVSVATVSRVLNNPAIASEQAREQVLKAVKTLGYRPNANAQALATQSSDTIGVVVMDVSDPFFGALVKAVDTVAQQHNKYVLIGNSYHQAEKERHAIEVLIRQRCNALIVHAKALSDAELALFMDQVPGMVLINRMVTGYEHRCVSLNNVVGAEMATKLLIMQGHQRIGYIGSSHPIADQQQRLEGYLTAMQQTRHFPSESWHAVGSPDLAGGEAAMVELLGRNLHLSAIFAYNDSMAAGALAVLKENGISVPQDFSLIGFDDIPIARYTSPKLTTVRYPIISMATLATELALQGAANQLTAGVSHCFMPTLVQRHSVAPFQSVAPVTQ; encoded by the coding sequence CAGGTGCTGAAAGCGGTCAAGACGCTGGGTTATCGGCCCAATGCCAACGCGCAGGCGCTGGCGACGCAAAGCAGCGACACCATTGGCGTGGTCGTCATGGACGTGTCTGATCCCTTTTTTGGCGCGCTGGTGAAAGCGGTTGATACTGTTGCCCAGCAGCACAACAAATATGTGCTGATCGGCAACAGTTATCATCAGGCTGAAAAAGAGCGTCACGCCATTGAAGTGCTTATTCGCCAGCGATGCAACGCGTTGATTGTGCACGCCAAAGCGTTGAGCGATGCCGAGCTGGCACTGTTTATGGACCAGGTGCCGGGCATGGTATTGATTAACCGCATGGTAACCGGTTACGAGCATCGCTGCGTCTCGCTAAACAATGTCGTGGGGGCCGAAATGGCCACTAAATTGCTGATAATGCAGGGACATCAGCGCATTGGCTATATCGGTTCCAGTCATCCTATCGCCGATCAGCAGCAGCGGCTGGAGGGTTACCTGACCGCGATGCAGCAGACACGTCATTTCCCTTCGGAAAGCTGGCACGCCGTAGGTTCACCCGATCTCGCGGGCGGCGAGGCGGCAATGGTCGAACTGCTTGGCCGTAATCTGCACCTCAGCGCCATCTTTGCCTATAACGACTCTATGGCGGCCGGGGCGCTTGCGGTTCTAAAAGAGAATGGAATCAGCGTACCTCAGGATTTCTCGCTGATTGGTTTCGATGACATTCCCATTGCCCGCTACACCAGTCCCAAGCTCACTACCGTGCGTTATCCCATCATTTCAATGGCGACGCTGGCTACCGAACTGGCCTTGCAGGGGGCTGCCAATCAGCTGACGGCGGGTGTGTCCCACTGCTTTATGCCTACCCTCGTTCAACGCCATTCAGTCGCGCCGTTTCAAAGTGTGGCACCCGTCACTCAATGA